The proteins below are encoded in one region of Micromonospora pisi:
- a CDS encoding HPr family phosphocarrier protein — protein MPMRTVAVGSASGLHARPAALFVAAAAAQPVRVTIRVGDKRPVPANSMLSVLSLGAKRGTEVVIEAEGEGADTALDALADLLARDLDAEEQADA, from the coding sequence ATGCCCATGCGTACGGTCGCCGTTGGATCCGCCAGCGGCCTACACGCCCGCCCGGCGGCGCTGTTCGTCGCCGCCGCCGCGGCGCAGCCGGTCCGGGTGACCATCCGGGTCGGCGACAAGCGGCCGGTGCCGGCCAACAGCATGCTCTCGGTGCTCTCCCTCGGCGCCAAGCGCGGCACCGAGGTCGTCATCGAGGCCGAGGGGGAGGGGGCCGACACCGCACTCGACGCCCTCGCCGACCTGCTCGCCCGGGACCTCGACGCGGAGGAGCAGGCCGATGCCTGA
- the ptsP gene encoding phosphoenolpyruvate--protein phosphotransferase translates to MPEPSSPAPLRGIGVSPGAAAGPVLWVGEVPTLPAPTVVPDPVAEADRAVAALATVVTELGRRADRAREQTVADVLRAQAMMADDPVLADSLRAEVAAGQDAPHAIDTAFAGYRAVFEAAGGYLAERVADLDDLRDRAIAVCLGRPMPGVPSPGHPYVLAARDLAPADTVDLDPEQVVALVTEVGGPTSHTAILARALELPAVVGCADLRDLTEGTTVLVDGTTGLVESGLDAPTLAARVSAAARAADVGAVSGPGRTTDGHPVALLANVGSAREVPATGNAEGVGLFRTELLFLDRTREPGPDEQTAAYREVFSRMGGRRVVIRTLDAGADKPLPFLHQAPEPNPALGVRGLRVARRQPAVLRTQLEAIARAANDTGADVWVMAPMVATRAEAAGFAEAVRAAGLPKAGVMVEVPAAALRAAQLLEVVDFLSIGTNDLSQYTFAADRHSGDLAELLDPWQPALLRLIADAAAAGRAAGKPVGVCGEAAADPLLAPVLAGLGVTSLSMSGPALRPVRAALAERTFAECERLAKLALDADDPRHARTLVGAA, encoded by the coding sequence ATGCCTGAACCGTCATCCCCGGCGCCGCTGCGCGGCATCGGGGTCAGCCCCGGCGCCGCCGCCGGCCCCGTGCTCTGGGTCGGCGAGGTGCCCACCCTGCCTGCCCCGACCGTGGTGCCGGATCCGGTGGCGGAGGCCGACCGGGCGGTGGCCGCGCTCGCCACGGTCGTCACCGAACTGGGCCGACGGGCCGACCGGGCCCGCGAGCAGACCGTTGCCGACGTGCTCCGGGCCCAGGCCATGATGGCCGACGACCCGGTCCTCGCCGACTCCTTACGCGCCGAGGTGGCCGCCGGGCAGGACGCCCCGCACGCCATCGACACCGCGTTCGCCGGCTACCGGGCGGTGTTCGAAGCTGCCGGCGGTTACCTGGCCGAACGGGTGGCCGACCTGGACGACCTGCGGGACCGGGCGATCGCCGTCTGCCTCGGGCGGCCGATGCCCGGCGTGCCCTCGCCCGGCCACCCGTACGTGCTCGCGGCCCGGGATCTCGCCCCGGCCGACACGGTCGACCTCGACCCGGAGCAGGTCGTCGCGCTGGTGACCGAGGTCGGCGGACCGACCAGCCACACCGCGATCCTGGCCCGCGCGCTGGAACTGCCGGCGGTGGTCGGCTGCGCCGACCTGCGGGACCTCACCGAGGGCACGACGGTGCTGGTCGACGGGACCACCGGGCTGGTCGAGAGCGGGCTCGACGCCCCCACCCTGGCGGCCCGCGTCTCCGCCGCCGCCCGCGCCGCCGACGTGGGCGCGGTCTCCGGACCCGGCCGTACGACGGACGGTCATCCGGTGGCGCTGCTGGCCAACGTCGGATCGGCCCGGGAGGTACCGGCGACCGGCAACGCCGAGGGCGTCGGCCTGTTCCGGACCGAGTTGCTCTTCCTCGACCGGACCCGTGAACCCGGCCCGGACGAGCAGACGGCGGCGTACCGCGAGGTGTTCAGCCGGATGGGCGGGCGTCGGGTGGTGATCCGTACGCTCGACGCCGGCGCGGACAAGCCGCTGCCGTTCCTGCACCAGGCGCCGGAGCCGAACCCGGCGCTCGGGGTCCGGGGGCTGCGGGTGGCCCGGCGGCAGCCGGCGGTGCTGCGTACGCAGCTCGAGGCGATCGCCCGCGCGGCCAACGACACCGGCGCGGACGTCTGGGTGATGGCGCCGATGGTGGCCACCCGGGCCGAGGCGGCCGGTTTCGCCGAGGCGGTCCGGGCGGCCGGGTTGCCGAAGGCCGGGGTGATGGTCGAGGTGCCCGCGGCGGCGCTGCGCGCGGCGCAGCTCCTCGAGGTGGTCGACTTCCTCAGCATCGGCACGAATGACCTGAGCCAGTACACCTTCGCCGCCGATCGGCACTCCGGCGACCTGGCCGAACTGCTCGACCCGTGGCAGCCCGCACTGCTGCGGCTGATCGCCGACGCGGCGGCCGCCGGGCGGGCGGCGGGCAAGCCGGTCGGGGTCTGTGGCGAGGCGGCGGCGGACCCGTTGCTCGCACCCGTCCTGGCCGGGCTCGGTGTCACCAGCCTCTCCATGTCGGGCCCGGCCCTGCGGCCGGTTCGGGCGGCGCTCGCCGAGCGGACGTTTGCCGAATGCGAGCGGTTGGCGAAGCTCGCGCTCGACGCCGACGACCCCCGCCACGCCCGGACCCTGGTCGGCGCCGCCTGA
- a CDS encoding methyltransferase: MVDQPVRRVFAPPQSGAAHPDQPPPPNPARLTAVASGFMTAKALFVAAEVGLFAALPAEGATARTIADRCQLPVRSARALADLLVATGLLEHDGERYRNAADAEAFLAGRGPLDMRPMLTYWDTVSYPAWTRASTAFRTRQGVRADLSDAQTQAYEASVALVTAETAADLAGAYDFGPHRRVLDIGGGLGTFAKPILASYPQLTATLVDLPEVVAVAQGEIADDVLAQRLDLLGCDVFTDPLPVGHDVVVVANFLHLFSPERNIELLSRLAKVVAPEARLLLVDWWRDAAAPHPATRLGSGEFLMISGGDTYEASEVTQWLEASGWALVAHLPLAAPAGLIVAESTVAGALEP, encoded by the coding sequence ATGGTCGACCAGCCGGTACGTCGTGTCTTCGCGCCGCCGCAGTCCGGGGCAGCGCACCCGGACCAGCCGCCGCCCCCGAATCCCGCGCGGCTCACCGCGGTGGCGTCCGGTTTCATGACCGCCAAGGCGCTCTTTGTCGCCGCCGAGGTCGGCCTCTTCGCCGCCCTACCCGCCGAGGGCGCGACGGCGCGGACGATCGCCGACCGGTGCCAGCTCCCGGTCCGCAGCGCCCGCGCGCTCGCCGATCTGCTGGTCGCCACCGGCCTGCTCGAACACGACGGCGAGCGTTACCGCAACGCCGCCGACGCCGAGGCGTTCCTCGCCGGCCGGGGGCCACTGGACATGCGTCCCATGCTGACCTACTGGGACACGGTCAGTTACCCGGCCTGGACCCGGGCCTCCACCGCGTTCCGTACCCGGCAGGGTGTCCGGGCCGACCTCAGCGACGCGCAGACCCAGGCGTACGAGGCGTCGGTCGCCCTGGTGACCGCGGAGACGGCCGCCGACCTCGCCGGGGCCTACGACTTCGGGCCGCACCGGCGGGTGCTCGACATCGGCGGCGGTCTCGGTACGTTCGCCAAGCCCATCCTGGCCAGCTACCCGCAGCTGACCGCCACCCTGGTCGACCTGCCCGAGGTGGTGGCGGTAGCACAGGGGGAAATCGCCGACGACGTGCTCGCGCAGCGGCTCGACCTGCTCGGCTGCGACGTGTTCACCGACCCTCTGCCGGTCGGACACGACGTGGTGGTCGTGGCGAACTTTCTGCACCTTTTCTCGCCGGAACGCAACATCGAACTGCTCTCCCGGCTGGCCAAGGTGGTCGCACCGGAGGCCCGGCTGCTGCTGGTCGACTGGTGGCGCGACGCGGCGGCACCCCATCCGGCGACCCGTCTCGGATCGGGTGAGTTCCTGATGATCAGCGGTGGTGACACGTACGAGGCGAGCGAGGTGACACAGTGGCTCGAGGCGAGTGGTTGGGCGCTCGTGGCGCACCTGCCGCTGGCGGCGCCGGCCGGACTGATCGTCGCCGAGTCGACGGTTGCCGGGGCGCTGGAACCCTGA